In the genome of Candidatus Hinthialibacter antarcticus, the window TGTTCTCGCCGTCGAGCCGTCGCTGGATTCTGTCTTCAAATTCATTCGGGGCGTTCATTGCCTTGTCTCGCTTCCTTATTTTGGCTTATTCCCCAAAAGCGTAATCGCTCTGTAGCCAATTTAACCGTTGCGCAAGCATATTTCTTGCGCGGTGCAGCTGAGTGGTTACCGTGCCCAACGGCAATTCGACTTCTTGGGCAATCTCTTCATAACTCAAATCTTCAAAATGGCGTAAAATTAAAATGGCTTTGTATTTGTCGGGCAGTTCTTGAATTGCCGCCAGGATGGTTTCGTCGCGGTCTTGGGTGAGCAGTTCTTCGCGCGGCGTGAGTTCGGGGTCGTCGGCGAACTCACGGGTTTCGCCTTCTGGGTTGACCATCGATTCGGTGGGCAATTTCTTCTTTTTATACTGATCGAGCATGTAGTTCACGGTAATTCTCCGTACCCACGCCCCGAAGGT includes:
- a CDS encoding sigma-70 family RNA polymerase sigma factor, which produces MNEPNSDGVVIRQVLQGDRNAFRTLVERYHGMVYHVAYGMCRNAESAQDAVQEVFYRAFKRLEQFKPEQTFGAWVRRITVNYMLDQYKKKKLPTESMVNPEGETREFADDPELTPREELLTQDRDETILAAIQELPDKYKAILILRHFEDLSYEEIAQEVELPLGTVTTQLHRARNMLAQRLNWLQSDYAFGE